In Falco cherrug isolate bFalChe1 chromosome 11 unlocalized genomic scaffold, bFalChe1.pri SUPER_11_unloc_3, whole genome shotgun sequence, a genomic segment contains:
- the LOC102045844 gene encoding hepatic lectin-like isoform X1, protein MDEEHLHNDLRVFKDRNFFQQKLRSFFTVYLLLALSFLLIIILFAVSLSRVSAISSKLDEVHPEQKQNFSSRDSLLFPCGPGSREWEYFDGKCYYFSLSRTSWHKAKAACEEMHSRLAVIDSYTKQNFIMFRTRNERFWIGLTDENSEGEWEWIDGTDYKTTFTFWKEGEPNNSGNNEDCAHLWVSGKWNDVYCTYECYYVCEKPLPP, encoded by the exons ATGGACGAGGAACATCTTCACAACGATCTGCGTGTTTTTAAAG acagaaaCTTCTTCCAGCAGAAGCTGAGATCCTTTTTCACCGTCTACTTGCTGCTGGCCCTCTCCTTCTTGCTGATCATCATCCTGTTCGCTGTGTCGCTCTCCAGAG TTTCAGCCATTTCTTCCAAACTGGATGAGGTGCACCCggaacagaaacagaatttctcCAGCAGGGATTCGCTCC tgtTTCCCTGCGGACCTGGATCCAGGGAATGGGAATACTTTGACGGAAAATGTTACTACTTCTCCCTAAGCAGAACAAGCTGGCACAAGGCGAAGGCTGCGTGCGAGGAGATGCACTCGCGGCTGGCTGTCATTGACAGCTACACCAAGCAg AATTTTATCATGTTCAGGACAAGGAATGAGCGTTTCTGGATCGGGCTGACGGATGAGAATTCGGAAGGGGAATGGGAATGGATCGACGGGACCGACTATAAAACCACGTTCAC attTTGGAAAGAGGGAGAACCCAACAACAGCGGGAACAACGAGGATTGTGCCCACCTCTGGGTGTCGGGCAAGTGGAACGATGTCTACTGCACCTACGAGTGCTACTACGTCTGCGAGAAGCCTCTGCCCCCCTGA
- the LOC102045844 gene encoding hepatic lectin-like isoform X2 has protein sequence MDEEHLHNDLRVFKDRNFFQQKLRSFFTVYLLLALSFLLIIILFAVSLSRVSAISSKLDEVHPEQKQNFSSRDSLQQAGTRRRLRARRCTRGWLSLTATPSRTRNERFWIGLTDENSEGEWEWIDGTDYKTTFTFWKEGEPNNSGNNEDCAHLWVSGKWNDVYCTYECYYVCEKPLPP, from the exons ATGGACGAGGAACATCTTCACAACGATCTGCGTGTTTTTAAAG acagaaaCTTCTTCCAGCAGAAGCTGAGATCCTTTTTCACCGTCTACTTGCTGCTGGCCCTCTCCTTCTTGCTGATCATCATCCTGTTCGCTGTGTCGCTCTCCAGAG TTTCAGCCATTTCTTCCAAACTGGATGAGGTGCACCCggaacagaaacagaatttctcCAGCAGGGATTCGCTCC AACAAGCTGGCACAAGGCGAAGGCTGCGTGCGAGGAGATGCACTCGCGGCTGGCTGTCATTGACAGCTACACCAAGCAg GACAAGGAATGAGCGTTTCTGGATCGGGCTGACGGATGAGAATTCGGAAGGGGAATGGGAATGGATCGACGGGACCGACTATAAAACCACGTTCAC attTTGGAAAGAGGGAGAACCCAACAACAGCGGGAACAACGAGGATTGTGCCCACCTCTGGGTGTCGGGCAAGTGGAACGATGTCTACTGCACCTACGAGTGCTACTACGTCTGCGAGAAGCCTCTGCCCCCCTGA